The following coding sequences are from one Mycoplasma tullyi window:
- a CDS encoding putative immunoglobulin-blocking virulence protein — MLSSKKRKIIKLVSIGSSSIVIGAASTFGIVYSTTENNSKASLIQRTNSVQLEKGSDGANDSQNSNRDFNLPKEQPKPDNKPILVNPPEKKPEVKPEPKPQPKREASLFDLLAQDTQIKYVTYTPEEYRLDKKTPQQPNDPSRQTISDEAAAALYAETVKTLTNVRDRLANLIKSGKGAEDTETRDLIFKTSGTDAAKNFFDDIWKQIFSNDRRGQTGAQEFLNSINDWLNADLMSESKANRTWRINFNGDTKNAFSINVSFGYKDDSNNPVKNYYQEVNAYKVLGTPNLRFNPTSDDIINGNFQGWDKSDVTNEYTNGTYGIDNSDGIQVLKYSPHDKTNDYYKDKPDLKMFILDVDNTSGYQKFIDFINKVYENDKNSKIGVTLKNVGKRHTTRNVYDILKALPPNIETLTVFLDGADTTSLLALEDRNLRELNIYTTGVVNSDLWGINPLAIKHINFIPSLLAYNNGGFDPFPKGLTTGSTPLFTTLKFDRNDDYARVQEGLDIAFKRRSERIFQGNFQGDGAKPVFWDFADAPIISSLKNLNVGDAQLRQVRLSNKFVQTDQSGTTFVVYDLSDFNHSQWTAAMQYQPSFLKRYIYFGRGTEIAQPSTLVLRGDVSTLEREGLDNLLSFIKYTTNAGAFKSVAVTNAALGEQLKAAAASQMNDINYTVFSVDKLNEFKKLTFTKDNTVNAIGGPLRTPKN; from the coding sequence ATGTTAAGTTCTAAAAAAAGAAAGATCATTAAATTAGTATCAATTGGCTCATCTTCTATTGTTATAGGAGCTGCTAGTACATTTGGAATAGTTTATTCAACAACTGAAAATAACTCTAAAGCATCGTTAATCCAAAGAACTAATAGTGTTCAGTTGGAAAAAGGATCAGATGGAGCTAATGATTCGCAAAATTCGAATCGTGATTTTAATTTGCCAAAAGAGCAACCAAAACCAGATAATAAACCAATTCTTGTAAATCCTCCAGAAAAAAAGCCAGAAGTTAAACCAGAACCTAAACCACAACCTAAAAGAGAAGCTTCTTTATTTGATTTGTTAGCTCAAGATACACAAATCAAATATGTTACTTACACTCCTGAAGAATATAGATTAGACAAAAAAACACCTCAACAGCCTAACGATCCAAGTAGACAAACAATTAGTGATGAAGCAGCAGCTGCTTTATATGCAGAAACTGTTAAAACCTTAACTAATGTTAGAGATCGATTAGCTAACCTAATCAAAAGTGGTAAAGGCGCTGAAGATACTGAAACTCGAGATCTAATTTTTAAAACATCAGGCACGGATGCTGCCAAAAATTTCTTTGACGATATTTGAAAACAGATCTTTTCAAACGATAGAAGAGGTCAAACAGGAGCTCAAGAATTTCTTAATTCAATTAATGACTGATTGAATGCTGATTTAATGAGTGAATCTAAGGCTAACCGTACTTGAAGAATTAACTTTAATGGTGATACTAAAAATGCCTTCTCAATCAATGTTTCGTTTGGTTATAAAGATGATAGTAATAACCCAGTAAAAAATTACTACCAAGAAGTTAATGCTTATAAAGTTTTAGGTACTCCTAATTTAAGATTTAACCCAACATCAGATGATATTATTAATGGTAACTTCCAAGGTTGAGATAAATCTGATGTTACAAACGAATATACTAATGGAACCTATGGAATCGATAACAGTGATGGTATCCAAGTATTAAAATACAGTCCTCATGATAAAACAAACGATTATTATAAGGACAAACCAGATTTAAAGATGTTCATCTTAGATGTTGATAACACTTCAGGTTATCAAAAATTCATTGACTTTATTAATAAAGTTTATGAAAACGACAAGAATAGTAAGATTGGTGTAACGCTTAAGAATGTTGGTAAGAGACATACTACTAGAAACGTTTATGACATTCTTAAAGCTTTACCACCTAATATTGAAACTCTAACTGTCTTCTTGGATGGTGCTGATACTACTTCACTATTAGCTTTAGAAGATAGAAACCTAAGAGAGTTAAATATTTATACTACTGGTGTAGTTAATAGCGATCTATGAGGTATTAACCCATTAGCGATCAAACACATTAACTTTATCCCGTCATTATTAGCTTATAACAATGGTGGATTTGATCCGTTCCCTAAAGGATTAACAACAGGTTCAACCCCACTCTTTACGACTTTAAAGTTTGATCGTAATGATGACTATGCACGTGTTCAAGAAGGATTAGATATTGCATTCAAACGTAGAAGCGAAAGAATCTTCCAAGGTAATTTCCAAGGAGATGGTGCAAAACCAGTGTTCTGAGACTTTGCTGATGCACCAATTATTTCTAGCTTAAAGAACTTAAATGTTGGTGATGCTCAATTAAGACAAGTAAGATTATCTAATAAGTTTGTTCAAACTGATCAAAGCGGTACTACTTTTGTCGTTTATGATTTATCAGACTTTAACCACTCTCAATGAACAGCTGCTATGCAGTACCAGCCAAGTTTCTTAAAACGATATATTTACTTTGGTCGTGGTACTGAGATCGCTCAACCTAGCACTTTAGTGCTTCGAGGTGATGTTAGTACATTAGAACGTGAAGGTTTAGATAACCTATTATCATTCATTAAATACACAACTAACGCTGGAGCATTTAAAAGCGTTGCTGTAACTAATGCTGCTTTAGGTGAACAATTAAAAGCTGCAGCAGCTTCTCAAATGAACGATATTAATTACACTGTGTTCTCAGTAGATAAACTTAACGAGTTTAAAAAACTAACGTTTACTAAGGATAATACAGTTAATGCAATCGGTGGACCATTAAGAACACCAAAGAACTAA
- a CDS encoding putative immunoglobulin-blocking virulence protein yields MLNSKKRKIIKIVALSASSLAIASSTTIGIVYSQNSGNNRDTLIQRQNRVTLDGNGKAQDVYNSNRDVNLPDQPTPPTKTPVVQEQPKPDKKPEPKPLPQPKPADPNDTFAQTTSIKYVTYDKEDYGLDANAPQQPNDPSKVVLSDSEARALYEKTKASISRVKAALEKAKALGAAGAKDTAARDLFLKESGYSNNKDFFNIFWEKLFTESTRGKTKIDWLLDSINSFNNDGFIMSEAKSNRSWKININPDFTGNVSFGYSDEDSNPVIKYQKDVYRYQVLGTPNKWAIDNPRDILEGGFTGWTRTDLTDEFVKDSKYGISYDDGISVRHYTPENKSDPYYADKKDLNVFVLDVDKTSGYQKFIDFLNKAKDTTPEIGVVLQNVGKSNTTRNVYDIIKALPSNVVTLTVFFENADTTSLLALEGRHLRELKIYTTGRVNTPLWSINPLALKNINFIPSLLAYNVGGYPRGTTVASTPIIGKLKFDRNDDYKRIQEGLDIAKARRNERIFQGYFQGAGAKPVAWDFSSDPIIRTLQNINVHDAELRELTLSSELIDTDENGNMLVTYDLSEFNHAQFDQALRYRGPSNDRYIYFGKGTEILQPESLILKGEAKDLEQGSVIELTQFVHYATTGGAFKKVFTSSQAVADAINSAAKGWRTKPQVIVVDASKLEKYKPKVFHIDPNLNPIGIPLNKTK; encoded by the coding sequence ATGTTAAATTCCAAAAAAAGAAAGATCATTAAAATTGTTGCTTTATCAGCAAGTTCTTTAGCTATTGCTAGTAGTACCACAATAGGTATAGTTTATAGTCAAAATTCAGGTAATAATAGAGATACTTTAATCCAAAGACAAAATAGAGTTACTTTAGATGGGAATGGTAAAGCCCAAGATGTTTATAACTCTAATAGGGATGTAAATTTACCTGATCAACCTACTCCACCTACTAAAACTCCGGTTGTTCAAGAACAACCTAAGCCTGATAAAAAACCTGAACCTAAACCGCTTCCACAACCCAAACCTGCAGATCCTAACGATACTTTTGCTCAAACAACAAGTATTAAATACGTAACTTATGATAAAGAAGATTACGGTTTAGATGCGAACGCACCTCAACAACCAAACGATCCAAGTAAAGTTGTTTTAAGTGATAGTGAAGCAAGAGCTTTATATGAAAAAACTAAAGCTTCTATTTCTAGAGTAAAAGCAGCTCTTGAGAAAGCTAAAGCTCTAGGTGCAGCTGGTGCTAAAGATACAGCAGCTCGCGATCTTTTCTTAAAAGAATCTGGATATTCTAATAATAAAGATTTCTTTAATATCTTCTGAGAAAAATTATTTACTGAAAGCACTCGTGGCAAAACTAAAATCGATTGACTTTTAGATTCAATAAATTCATTCAATAATGATGGGTTTATTATGTCTGAAGCTAAATCAAATAGATCGTGAAAGATTAATATTAACCCAGACTTCACTGGTAATGTTTCATTTGGTTATTCAGATGAAGACTCTAATCCAGTAATTAAATATCAAAAAGATGTTTATCGTTATCAAGTGTTAGGTACTCCTAATAAGTGAGCAATTGATAACCCAAGAGATATCTTAGAAGGTGGTTTTACTGGTTGAACTAGAACTGATCTTACAGATGAATTTGTTAAGGATTCTAAATACGGAATCAGCTATGATGATGGTATTTCTGTAAGGCACTATACTCCAGAAAATAAATCAGATCCTTACTATGCTGATAAGAAAGATCTAAACGTTTTTGTTTTAGATGTTGATAAAACTAGTGGTTATCAAAAATTCATTGACTTCTTAAATAAGGCTAAAGATACAACCCCTGAAATTGGTGTTGTATTACAAAACGTAGGTAAATCAAACACAACTAGAAACGTGTATGACATTATTAAAGCTCTACCAAGTAATGTAGTTACTTTAACAGTGTTCTTTGAAAATGCAGATACTACTTCATTATTAGCGCTAGAAGGTAGACACTTAAGAGAACTAAAAATTTATACAACTGGAAGAGTGAATACCCCTTTATGGTCAATTAATCCATTAGCACTTAAAAACATCAACTTTATTCCATCATTATTAGCTTACAATGTTGGGGGTTATCCACGAGGAACAACTGTTGCTTCAACTCCTATTATTGGTAAATTAAAGTTTGATCGAAATGATGATTACAAACGTATTCAAGAAGGTTTAGATATCGCTAAAGCTAGAAGAAATGAAAGAATCTTCCAAGGTTATTTCCAAGGTGCAGGTGCTAAACCAGTAGCTTGAGACTTCTCAAGTGACCCAATCATTAGAACATTACAAAACATTAATGTTCATGATGCTGAATTAAGAGAATTAACTTTATCTTCAGAGTTAATAGATACCGATGAAAATGGTAACATGTTGGTTACTTATGATCTAAGCGAGTTCAATCATGCTCAATTTGATCAAGCTTTAAGATACAGGGGACCTTCAAATGATCGATATATCTACTTTGGTAAAGGTACTGAGATCTTACAACCTGAATCATTAATCTTAAAAGGTGAAGCTAAAGACTTAGAACAAGGTAGTGTAATTGAATTAACCCAATTTGTTCATTATGCAACAACTGGTGGGGCATTTAAAAAAGTATTTACTTCATCTCAAGCTGTAGCTGATGCAATTAATTCAGCTGCTAAAGGTTGAAGAACTAAACCACAAGTGATTGTTGTAGATGCTAGTAAATTAGAAAAATACAAACCTAAAGTATTCCATATTGATCCAAACTTAAACCCAATTGGAATCCCTTTAAATAAAACTAAATAA
- a CDS encoding aldehyde dehydrogenase family protein gives MKPLKEILQSQKEFFDSNVTKDYQFRLENLKKLREIIDIYENDFYEALKKDFNKSAYETYISEFILMKKEINYAIKNLKKWMKPIKAPRSTFQFYSKVSYRYQPYGNVLIVAPWNYPLLLVFNPLVAAIAAGNTAIIKLSEFVPNTTKLMLEIFCKYFDDKYIFFMDNTKYTIEEMMSLKYDHIFFTGSSNVAKKVMQKAATTLTPVTLELGGKSPCIVDASADLEKAVKGFLFGKVLNAGQTCIAPDYAIVHSFLYDAFIKELIKQIDDLNLNESNMTHIINNMHLKRLECLLAKTPREKIVYQKNNQGYYFHPVIIGNLTFNDELMQEEIFGPVIPIMKYENIEQLLKELKTKDRPLALYMFSNDKVVTDKVFSTLEFGGGAINDTIIHIANSHTPFGGVGNSGMGNYHGYFGFKTFSYAKTILTKSGFDNSLRYRPYTEAKFKAIKKIFK, from the coding sequence ATGAAACCTTTAAAAGAGATCCTACAAAGTCAAAAAGAATTTTTTGACAGTAATGTAACTAAGGATTATCAATTTAGATTAGAGAACTTAAAAAAGTTAAGAGAGATCATTGATATTTATGAAAATGATTTTTACGAAGCTTTAAAAAAAGATTTTAATAAATCTGCTTATGAGACATACATTAGCGAATTTATCTTAATGAAAAAAGAGATAAATTATGCCATTAAAAATCTTAAAAAGTGGATGAAACCAATTAAAGCTCCTAGAAGTACCTTTCAGTTCTATTCTAAGGTTTCATATCGTTACCAGCCGTATGGGAATGTGTTGATAGTTGCTCCTTGAAACTACCCATTGTTGTTAGTGTTTAACCCGTTGGTAGCTGCTATTGCAGCAGGAAATACAGCAATTATCAAATTAAGTGAGTTTGTCCCTAATACTACTAAGTTGATGTTAGAAATATTCTGTAAATATTTTGATGATAAGTACATTTTCTTCATGGATAATACCAAATATACAATTGAAGAAATGATGTCATTAAAATATGACCATATTTTCTTTACTGGTAGTAGTAATGTGGCTAAAAAAGTGATGCAAAAAGCTGCTACTACTCTAACCCCTGTAACACTTGAACTAGGTGGAAAATCTCCTTGTATAGTTGATGCAAGTGCAGATCTAGAAAAAGCTGTTAAGGGTTTTTTATTTGGAAAAGTCTTAAACGCTGGACAGACTTGTATCGCGCCAGACTATGCAATCGTTCATAGTTTTTTATACGATGCATTCATTAAGGAATTAATTAAACAAATCGATGATCTAAACCTTAATGAGTCAAATATGACGCATATTATTAATAATATGCATCTAAAGCGTTTAGAGTGTCTGTTAGCTAAAACCCCTAGAGAAAAGATTGTTTATCAAAAAAACAATCAAGGGTATTATTTCCATCCAGTAATTATTGGTAATCTAACCTTTAATGATGAATTAATGCAAGAAGAGATCTTTGGTCCAGTTATTCCAATAATGAAATATGAAAATATTGAACAACTATTAAAAGAACTAAAAACCAAAGATCGTCCTTTAGCTTTATATATGTTTAGTAACGACAAAGTTGTTACTGATAAAGTATTCAGCACCCTAGAATTTGGTGGTGGAGCAATCAATGACACGATTATCCATATAGCTAACAGCCACACACCGTTTGGTGGTGTGGGTAATAGCGGAATGGGTAATTACCATGGTTACTTTGGTTTTAAAACGTTTAGTTATGCGAAAACCATATTAACCAAATCAGGTTTTGATAATAGCTTAAGATATCGTCCTTATACTGAAGCTAAATTTAAAGCAATTAAAAAGATTTTTAAATAA
- a CDS encoding HD domain-containing protein, with protein sequence MPSKTNRAYFLKDPIHSEVVFQDKTAWMYQLIQTTEFKRLKRIQQLGLSSNLFPGASHNRFSHCLGVYELLRKMMNKSTFRRINDYDKQTLICAGLLHDLGHGPHSHAFEFYLNNCTDDRKERFHHEVMTAKLILNKDGEIYPILKENNVNPEDVAALIDKDNSLLKKKPLWMQQLISSELDADRIDYLRRDSYFTGATYGTIDSKLLDRWIVFDPKSKQVGYEKKAITTIESLLIGRYHMYKSVYYNHKSVVLEQIIMLVFKRIVDLLKQNQFDFYGFEIIQQMFEALFIDNDINRVDLNLFKYLTDDYFNTFLYQLWIKTDDSILKTLLNNYFVENKFTIWTFDDQLRREEIYDQLKNIIDDSQYFLVKDSYKDKTLYSKKSNSLGINIYEQNSKKFYPITNYSKILDISHPEAFNHLIIFNSQKASKKQKLFKEIKNQYLKLTS encoded by the coding sequence ATGCCAAGTAAAACTAATCGAGCTTATTTCTTAAAAGATCCAATTCATAGTGAAGTTGTTTTTCAAGATAAAACTGCTTGGATGTATCAGTTGATTCAAACAACTGAATTTAAGAGGCTAAAAAGAATTCAACAGCTAGGGTTGTCTAGTAACCTATTCCCTGGGGCTTCGCATAATCGGTTCTCACACTGTCTTGGGGTGTATGAACTATTAAGAAAGATGATGAACAAATCAACGTTTAGAAGAATCAATGATTATGATAAGCAAACGTTGATTTGTGCAGGGTTGTTGCATGACTTAGGTCATGGTCCACATTCTCATGCTTTTGAGTTTTATCTTAATAATTGTACGGATGATCGTAAGGAACGATTTCACCACGAAGTGATGACAGCAAAACTAATTTTGAACAAAGATGGTGAGATCTATCCGATCTTAAAAGAGAATAATGTAAATCCAGAAGATGTTGCTGCATTAATCGATAAGGATAATTCTTTACTTAAGAAAAAACCATTATGGATGCAACAACTAATTTCATCTGAATTAGATGCAGATCGAATTGATTATTTAAGAAGAGACTCTTATTTTACAGGGGCAACTTATGGAACAATAGATTCTAAACTATTAGATCGTTGGATCGTGTTTGATCCTAAATCAAAACAAGTTGGGTATGAGAAAAAAGCGATTACGACAATCGAGAGTTTATTAATTGGGCGTTACCATATGTATAAATCTGTTTATTACAACCACAAAAGTGTGGTTTTAGAACAGATTATTATGTTGGTGTTTAAGCGAATTGTTGATTTACTTAAACAAAACCAATTCGATTTCTATGGTTTTGAAATCATTCAACAAATGTTCGAAGCATTGTTTATTGATAACGATATCAACAGAGTTGATTTAAACCTGTTTAAATATTTAACCGATGACTACTTCAACACGTTTTTATACCAACTGTGAATAAAGACAGATGACTCAATCTTAAAAACGTTATTAAATAACTATTTTGTTGAAAACAAGTTTACCATCTGAACATTCGATGATCAATTAAGAAGAGAAGAGATCTATGATCAATTAAAGAATATTATTGATGATAGTCAATACTTCTTGGTAAAAGATAGTTATAAGGATAAAACTTTATATTCTAAGAAATCTAATTCTTTAGGAATTAATATCTACGAACAAAACTCTAAGAAGTTTTATCCGATAACAAACTACTCTAAGATCTTAGATATTAGTCATCCAGAAGCATTTAATCACCTAATTATTTTTAATTCTCAAAAAGCAAGTAAAAAACAAAAACTGTTTAAAGAGATTAAGAACCAATACTTAAAATTAACTTCATAA
- the gltX gene encoding glutamate--tRNA ligase encodes MSKIRTRYAPSPTGYFHIGGARTALFNYLFAKHNNGEFIVRIEDTDIERNVEDGAENQLYNLKWLNIFADESIWNPTQSGPYRQSEKLEVYQKYAYQLLEEKKAYRCFCSPEELQKHREDLLKQYKPPIYSRKCYRLSEEEIQKNLDNNVPFTIRLLLKDNHEYSWNDLIRGNLIFNTSSMSDPVILKSNQIATYNFAVVIDDHDMKISHILRGEEHISNTPYQLAIKEALGFKDEFVYGHLSIIVDESGKKLSKRNLAVEQFVEGFRKKGYLAEALVNFIALLGWSHPDNIEILDLPALVKSFTIKNLSAAPSFFDIKKLNWISSEYIKNMDDVMYLAFIKPYVDLNEYDEIKTKVNEICLMFKNQLQYGYQINEIIKESFVPQVSLSNLDQADLDFLKSNPNYRQLLISFKEKINELDDVNDNNVKEIINWLAHQTKLGDLVLEKPLGGKNLYMPLRIVLSNKKHGPELNKVIALYDKQTILKNLDDAINYLTNAK; translated from the coding sequence ATGTCTAAAATTAGAACCAGATACGCACCATCTCCTACAGGTTATTTCCACATAGGTGGTGCACGCACAGCTTTATTTAATTATTTATTTGCTAAACACAACAACGGTGAATTCATTGTTCGGATCGAAGATACGGACATTGAAAGAAACGTTGAAGATGGTGCTGAGAACCAACTTTATAATTTAAAGTGATTAAATATTTTTGCTGACGAATCAATTTGAAACCCAACTCAAAGCGGTCCTTATCGTCAGTCTGAAAAACTAGAAGTTTATCAAAAATATGCTTACCAACTTTTAGAAGAAAAGAAAGCATATCGTTGTTTTTGTAGTCCTGAAGAATTACAGAAACACCGAGAGGATTTATTAAAACAATACAAACCCCCGATCTACTCAAGAAAGTGTTATCGCTTATCTGAAGAAGAGATTCAAAAGAATCTAGATAATAATGTCCCTTTTACAATCAGATTATTACTAAAAGATAATCATGAGTATTCTTGAAATGATTTAATTCGTGGAAATTTAATCTTCAACACTAGTTCAATGAGTGATCCAGTAATTCTTAAATCAAACCAGATTGCTACTTACAACTTTGCAGTTGTAATCGATGATCATGATATGAAGATCTCTCACATCTTAAGAGGTGAAGAACATATTTCAAATACTCCTTATCAGTTAGCTATCAAAGAAGCTCTAGGATTCAAGGATGAATTTGTTTATGGTCATCTTTCAATCATCGTTGATGAAAGTGGTAAGAAGTTATCTAAAAGAAATCTTGCAGTCGAACAATTCGTTGAAGGATTTAGAAAAAAAGGTTATTTAGCAGAAGCACTAGTTAACTTTATTGCTTTATTAGGTTGATCTCATCCAGATAATATTGAGATCTTAGATCTACCCGCACTGGTTAAATCGTTTACGATTAAGAACTTAAGTGCAGCTCCTTCTTTCTTTGATATCAAAAAACTAAACTGAATATCATCTGAATACATTAAGAATATGGATGATGTAATGTATTTAGCATTTATCAAACCATACGTTGATCTTAATGAATATGATGAGATTAAAACTAAAGTTAATGAGATCTGCTTGATGTTTAAGAATCAATTACAGTATGGTTATCAAATCAATGAAATCATTAAAGAAAGTTTTGTTCCCCAAGTAAGTTTATCTAATCTTGATCAAGCAGATTTAGATTTCTTAAAATCTAATCCGAATTATCGTCAACTATTGATCTCATTTAAAGAAAAGATTAATGAGCTTGATGATGTGAATGACAACAACGTTAAAGAGATTATTAACTGGTTAGCTCACCAAACTAAATTAGGTGATTTAGTTTTAGAAAAACCTTTAGGTGGTAAGAATTTATACATGCCATTAAGAATTGTTTTATCTAATAAGAAACATGGTCCAGAATTAAACAAAGTAATTGCTTTGTATGATAAACAAACAATTCTTAAAAACCTTGATGATGCCATCAATTATTTAACTAATGCCAAGTAA
- a CDS encoding bifunctional 5,10-methylenetetrahydrofolate dehydrogenase/5,10-methenyltetrahydrofolate cyclohydrolase has translation MFIKLDGAKLSLKLKEQLAKRINNQQIKLLIIISDPSEASRIYVRNKINYCESLGIQTEVCDLSYLDDTNQFILEMNEKINSSNPNGVLVQLPIKEGLDTNKIINNIPIHLDVDGFLYDRFDQEQKKKVIPCVLNAVLELFEEYKLSFLNKKILLIGNGITSNQAIINYLNEHQIQFDLITKENNHLLKEKTKQADLVISAVGKAKFLSNYEFKPGVIFIDIGIDKYFDQEQSKDVVSGDFDYDELKQIASYGTPTPGGIGPLTIYSLVKNLINLSEIQKVNK, from the coding sequence ATGTTTATTAAATTAGATGGTGCAAAATTATCGTTAAAACTAAAAGAGCAATTAGCTAAAAGAATTAATAATCAACAGATCAAATTATTAATCATAATTAGTGATCCTAGTGAAGCTTCTAGAATCTATGTTCGCAATAAGATTAATTATTGCGAATCTTTAGGGATTCAAACAGAAGTTTGTGATCTTTCTTATCTAGATGATACAAATCAATTTATTCTTGAGATGAATGAAAAGATTAATTCAAGTAATCCAAACGGAGTGTTAGTTCAATTACCTATTAAAGAAGGATTAGACACAAATAAGATCATTAATAACATTCCCATCCATCTGGATGTGGATGGTTTTTTGTATGATCGTTTTGATCAAGAACAAAAGAAAAAAGTTATTCCTTGTGTTCTTAATGCGGTGTTGGAATTATTTGAGGAATATAAGCTTAGTTTTTTAAATAAAAAAATCTTGTTAATTGGTAATGGAATTACATCAAACCAAGCGATTATTAATTATTTAAATGAACACCAAATTCAGTTTGATTTGATAACTAAAGAAAATAATCATCTATTAAAAGAAAAAACTAAGCAAGCAGATTTAGTAATCTCAGCAGTTGGTAAAGCAAAGTTTTTATCGAACTACGAATTCAAACCAGGAGTAATATTTATCGATATCGGAATCGATAAATACTTTGATCAAGAACAATCAAAAGATGTAGTTTCTGGTGACTTTGATTATGACGAACTTAAGCAGATCGCTTCCTATGGAACGCCAACCCCTGGTGGGATTGGACCACTAACAATTTATTCTTTAGTAAAGAATCTAATTAACTTATCTGAAATTCAGAAGGTTAATAAATAG
- the lgt gene encoding prolipoprotein diacylglyceryl transferase, with protein MYTPGNHTVNDSFGTAFMLGSFDVRYYGILYATGILVAIIAGILTLKYKYKVDDNPYFYYVFIGIISIIFGARAWSFIIGDSIVGVTPFFAIHQGGLAIQGGVIFTTTTGLIFFFFILRKSKYYVKKNYLVYENHNLVTKTFYKQASMWIYADAIIPTILIGQAIGRWGNFFNHEVYGQGLTTEQALRQWGFLKVLMPGVFEHMFINENGVTLFRVPIFLIESFFNVIAFVIIVFLLDFVKDLKTGGRTMLYFLATGIIRLIIETQRDSQFKFQTSIVTSVLFLLLGLVGFSLTQWVFPRFRNKKNYFFLFNKIKIYMISLFKNYLNKFKSLSKEEIRKKLEPSSSIYTKNFSEMFFYADDYDLMIKKD; from the coding sequence ATGTATACACCAGGCAATCATACAGTAAACGATAGTTTTGGAACCGCTTTTATGCTAGGTTCTTTTGATGTAAGGTATTACGGAATTTTATATGCTACAGGGATTCTGGTAGCTATTATTGCTGGTATTCTTACACTTAAATATAAATATAAGGTTGATGATAATCCTTACTTTTACTATGTATTTATCGGGATTATCTCAATTATCTTTGGAGCAAGAGCTTGATCATTCATTATTGGGGACTCAATAGTGGGTGTAACACCGTTTTTTGCAATCCACCAAGGTGGGTTGGCAATTCAAGGTGGGGTGATCTTTACGACCACTACTGGACTGATTTTCTTTTTCTTTATTTTGCGAAAATCAAAATACTACGTAAAGAAAAATTACCTAGTTTATGAAAATCATAACCTTGTAACCAAAACCTTTTATAAACAAGCAAGCATGTGAATATATGCTGATGCAATTATTCCAACAATCTTAATTGGTCAAGCAATTGGTAGATGAGGTAACTTCTTTAACCACGAAGTTTATGGTCAAGGATTAACAACCGAACAAGCATTAAGACAATGAGGTTTCTTAAAAGTATTAATGCCTGGAGTTTTTGAACACATGTTCATTAATGAAAACGGCGTAACATTATTTAGAGTTCCAATCTTTTTAATTGAATCATTCTTTAATGTAATTGCTTTTGTAATCATTGTTTTTTTACTTGACTTTGTTAAGGATCTTAAAACCGGCGGACGAACGATGCTTTATTTCTTAGCAACTGGAATCATTCGTTTAATTATTGAAACTCAAAGAGATAGTCAATTCAAGTTCCAAACTTCAATAGTTACTTCTGTTTTATTCTTATTATTAGGGTTGGTTGGTTTTAGTCTTACTCAATGAGTCTTCCCAAGATTTAGAAACAAAAAGAATTATTTCTTCTTATTTAACAAGATCAAAATCTACATGATTAGTTTATTTAAAAACTACTTAAATAAATTCAAGAGTCTAAGTAAAGAAGAGATTAGAAAAAAACTAGAACCATCTTCATCAATCTATACAAAGAATTTCTCTGAAATGTTCTTTTATGCTGATGATTATGATTTAATGATCAAAAAAGACTAA